Part of the Ignavibacterium album JCM 16511 genome, AAAAGATTAAAGGCTTCAGCCTCATTTATTTAAAATCAATTTTATTCACTCTTTATTTTATAAATCTTTTTTATGTGGCTAAAGCCAAAATTAGATTTATTTTTTTTATCAGTTCACTGAAGTGAACTGCAAATTTTAATTCTATAATTATTTTTTTTATTGCAGTTGTCCGCCGCAGGCGGATTAGCTAACTGATAAAATATAAAAAAGAGAGTCTGGCTTCAGCCTCATTATTATTATGTGGCTAAAGCCAACTAGTTTCTTTTTTCTTCCTTATAACTTGACTAAAGTCAAGTGCAAATAATTTATTTTTTCCTCAATTGCAGTCAGCTTTAGTTGACTGATTAATAATGAGCTCTTAAAAGTTAAAAGGCTTTAGCCACATTTATTAGAAATCATTGTTCACATACTATTTAATTAATTCATTCTATTTAGCTTTTCTTATTGAACTCCTACGGAGTTCTTATTTTTTGTACGCTGTTCTTTTTTCTACAATTATTAAACTCCTACGGAGTTTTGAAAAGCTTTATTGCAATTCAAACCTCTCATATTCTTCTCTACTAATTATTTGCTCTATGTTGGGATCTATAATCTCAACTTCATCGTAAGTTAATTCGTAGAGTTTGTAAAACATAACTACACACTCCTTGCTTTGTTTTATCTGTTCCTCCTTAGGCGGACAGGTTTGCACAAGTTCTGCAAATGTATAGTCAACTTATTCTTATTCTGCTTGGGTCAATCTGTGTACTAAAAAATATTAATTACATTATGGCGTTTTATAAAAGGGTAGTGTTAACGGTGGGACATTCATTCTAGATGTTATTTGATTAACAAATTCTCTTAAATATGGCCAGGTATTTAAGTGAAGACTAATATTTTTATAAACATCAAAAAAATCTTCTGTGAAAATTTCTTTAGAATAAACTTTTACTAAAAAGGTTACTTCCAATTGAATAAACCTTGTTTTAGATTGCGGTTTCCGAGCATCTATATTATACTTTTGAAAAACAAAAACAATTCCCTCTTCTTTAATTTTGTAGCTGGCTTCATCTTTAATTTGAATACTTAATTCTGTTGGTGGAGTTATATCAACGTTTATAAAAGTTTTTGATTCTTTTAGTGAAATACTAATAAGCTCCAAACCTTGCAAAATTTTTTTATAATCTTCTGGAGAGATTTTAGGTTTCTTAGTTTCTTTATTCATAACTATCCAACTTTTGAATATTGATCGTATTCATTATCTTGTTTATCACCTACTATGTAATGAAGACTCGTAGAAGAAAATTCTTTATAAATATTTTTCTCTTGAATTTCATACTCAACTTTTTTCATTTCAGTTAGCACTTGTTCAAATTTATTGCTATATGTTTCTGTAATTTCTTCGAATGAAGAAAACGATATTCCTTTAGTAATTACATATTGTACATATTGATTTAAGCTTATTCCGTTTTTATTGGAATTACGAACCAATTCTCTATGTAATTCTTTAGGTACTCTAACCAAGAATTTACCACTAAATTCTTCTTCCATTTGTTCTTGAGGTTCAGGAATTGGAATTCCTTTTTCTAACATTCTTGAAAAATTTTCTTCTTTTATAATTTCAAGATTTTTTAATGCTTCATCAATGGTTTCCCCATCAGAAAGGAAAGCATTTCTTCCTAGAAGTGGTATACAAGCTGAATAACCACCACCCTCATCTTCAGGTATTTTTATCAATTCAATTGGATAATTTAGGCTCATATAATAATAAAGATCCTTTTTCACTTCTTACTCCTTAATTAACTTTATTGCTTCACAAAGCATTCGAAGATAAAAGAATTTAATTTTCTTACCACCAGATGTTGGTATAGTTAACATTCCTTCATTGCCATATTTTCCAGGATATTCCTTAAATTTTTCGTGCCAAATTCTATAATTATGAGAACCTCTCGTATCGCCAAATGACCAAGAATTAGGGAAAAAATGATTCAAAATAGACTCTAAATCATCTCTTGGAATTTCTTGTTTGAAATTTGGATTACAAAATTTCTCAAGTCTTTTTCCAATTCTTGACATACTAAAATTGATGCCACAAAGTTACTATATATAGTATCACTTTGTCAAGGCATTTCAAACATATTTTCGAATTATTTTTAAAAATGTTTAATTGTATTAATTTATGTGTAAATTTTTCTTGTTAAAAAATAAGCATTTCAAGTATAATTTACCATTTCACACACTCTTCGCTTTATTTAATCTGTTTTGCACAAGTTCTGCAACGGCGTAGTAAACTTCTTCCCTTTCTGCTTGGGTTAAACCGAGTGCATCAAATATTATATCATCGAGGGCTTTTCTGTCTGGTAGTGGATTTGGATTTTGAGAACGAATTGGTTTTGTCTTGTCGAAACCGAGTTCTTCGAAGATTGATTTTATTCTTCTTGTTAGAAAACTTTTGATAAAATTATATTTAATATCTATATAATCCGGATTTGGAATTATGAATATTTTTATATCTCTGGGTACGAGGTAAAGTGCTCCTTCACCTAAATTACTATTGCCAAAAACTTCCGATATAAAAGCGATTAGTGTGCTATTTAAAATATAGATTAACTTGACTTCATCTTTATAGTTGTCAATACCGATGAATTTATGTTCAAATAAAATATTATCTGAATTCAAATGAAAGATAAATTTATCGTTTTTAGTATCACCTGTCAAAATTCGTGCTCTTTTATGTAAGAACCTATTTTCTTTTAATATAACATATTTTGTATCCTTACCATTGATCATAATAGTTGTAACATCTTTTGGTGATTTGAAAGCAACTTCAAATTTTTTCTTATCATAATCCGTTTCCTTAAATCTATAATAAAAATTATTATCCCCTGTTATGATGCCAGATTTGATTTTTGCAATATCACCAAGCCTTACAAGTTTATCTTTTCCTTTCTCAAGAATTGTAAAGAAAATATCTGGTGCACGTAGATATTTACCGCCCCATTTATCACCTTCATAAATTCCTTGTCCAAGTTTTTTTGCTTGTTCATCTTCGTAAACCGTTCCCGCTTCTTTCAATTCTTTGTAAGTAATTGGATAAACTCTAAAGTCATCATCTTTTGTAATTGTTTCAGCATATTCAACCAGTAAAAGATTTTCGGTGTTCAAAACCTCATCGAATGGACGTTTATAAACAATAAATTTTGCTTTATGATTTTCATTTACTTTTTGATTAGTTGCTTCGATAACTGTAATGATTGTATTTACATCAGCACTTGAAAAAGAACGTTTTGCATTATTGTCAATCACGAAATCAAGTTTTACATTTTCCAAAATAAATTCTTGAAGCCATTTGCCGTAACCAACATCCAGCCAGGAATTAGAACATATAAAAGTATGAACACCTTTTTCATTCAAAAGTTTTAAGGATTTAAGATAGAAGAAAGTATATAAATCTGATTTGCCATCAATCTTAATTTTTAATTTTGATTTATCTTTTTTTAGATAAAAGTGTTCAGGAAATTCTTCATAAATAGTTTGGCGTAAAAGTTCTTTGTATTCTGTTGTTTCAAATTTTCCGTTTGGATCAGAAATTTTTTCTTGTCTTACATAAGGCGGATTGCCAATTATTATATCAAACCCGCCGTCGCTTAGGCTTTGGCTAGCAAGCCCATTTCTGTCAAAAAAAATTTCAGCAAATTCAATATTCCACACAAGCGGGTGCTCATCTTTTATTGAACGTAATTCCTCTTCTAAATTTTTTATCTGTTCTTTAATTTCATTTTGTTTCTTTTCATCAAGATGTAAACGGAGTTCTTCCTTTTGTGAAATGCTTCCAAAAATATCTTCATTCGCTTCTTCTTTACCAAAAACTTTTAATGTTTTTTTCTTATCTAAAATCTGTTCTTCAATAATTGCTTTGAAAATATCAGCTTCTTTTTTTCTTATAAGATCAGCATTTAATCTGCTTTTACCAAAAAAGAAATCACTTTTTTCCTTTTTCAACTCTGTGATTTTTCTTTTTAATTCAGGAGAAATATTTGCGTGGCTTTCAACGGTGAATAGCTTATTTCCAATAATTTGAACTAATGAATCACCTCTTCTAATTTTGAACTCGAGGTTTGGAAGTAAGGGTTCGAAAGAAGATTTAAATTCGTCTGGCATATCAATAAACAGAGAAAGCCATAGTCGAAGTTGATTTATCCACACAGCCCAATGTTTTACTTCAACACCATAAAGGGAACGGCTAATAATTTCTTTTTTCCTTTCAAAAATATTTGTTTCATCATTAGCAGTAAGTGAATGAATAACTTCATCCAGAACTTGCAGCATTCCAACTGGAAATGCACCCGAACCAGCAGCGGGGTCACAAACGGTAACATTTTTTAATAAAGAAAGTATATGAACTTTTTCATCTTCGTTTAATATTTCTTCTTTTGAATTTTCATTTTGTTTATCAAAGAAAAGATGATAAAGTTTTTTCTTAGCAACATTTGAATTTTTCTCCAACCATTTTACAAGAGAAATACGACACATAAAATCTACTTCCGTTCTCGGAGTATAAACCGCACCGTCTTCTTTATTAACAAGGCGTTCAAAAATGATTCCTAAAAATTCAGGATTTAATTCAAGGTCTTGATCGTAAAGTGTATTCTCTTCAATTGTAAAATTGTATGAAAAAAGAAAATCAAAGAATTGTTCAATGTTTATATCGGGGATGAATAAATCACAATCATCATATCCTTTCTTTTCTTTGAATAGTTCTCCATTAAGATAAGGAGCCATTTGCAATGCTAAAGCAGTGTTTTCAGAAAATGGAGTTGTTCGATTAAAGACTTTTCTTCCAGGCGGATTATTAAGTGATTCAAAAAATAAAGGTCTAACCCACTCATTATAAAACAAATTCTTTCCAAAATATTTTGTCTTATATTCTTTCCAGAAATTCAGAATAAAATCTTCATCTTTATTAAGCCATAATTTTTTTTGAACGAAACCAAGAAAGATTACTCGTATAATAAATAGCAAAGCAAAATCTTTTTTGAGTTCTTCGTTTGAAGTTCCTTTTACACTTGCTGAAATCAAATCAAAGTTAGGTTTGAATGAATTGTAGAATTCGTCGGTAACAGCATCGAGAGAAAATGCTTTCAATATCTTATCAAAATCTGAAAAATCAGCTTTTTCAAACTGAAGACGAAAAGTTTTATTGGCTTTTGAACTCGAAACAAAGTAAGTGTATCTTCTGAAATTACTCCAATCTCTTTTGCCTGTAGATAATGGAATATCGTAAATGAGTGAAAATCTGAAATCGCCTTTATCATCGTAGAAAATGAAAAAGCCGCCGATATATCGCTGCGATTCTTTTAAGAATTTTTTGCCGAATGTGTATTGTGCTTTTTTGCCTGTGCGTTCAGAAAGAGGTTTGTTTACTTTGGAAGTAATCACCACCATTAAATCTTCATCGCCAACTTTAAATTCGCCGAAAAGAGTACAATTATTAAATTGGTCATCATTTAGATGCAGGAGTGATTCATCAATTCTTCGAAATGTTCTAGATTTTGCTCTTAAAAGAGAATTTAGATTATCACTGTTGAATTGATTGATAAGGTTTTCGAGTGTCTGTTTTGTATCCATAGTTATTTCTTGTTTTGATTGTTAATATGGCTAAAGCCAAAATAATTATTTGAAATTTATTAGTCAGTTCACTAAAGTGAACTGCAATTTAAAATCAAGAATTATTTTTCTATTGCAGTTGGCTAATATTTTGCATTCTTGTAGGGTTGAGGCTTGCCTCAACCAATTATTTTTATGTGGCTAAAGCCCAAAATCAGATTTAATTTTTCTTAATCAGTTCACTGAAGTGAACTGCAATCTTAAATCTGAACTCAT contains:
- a CDS encoding toxin-antitoxin system HicB family antitoxin: MKKDLYYYMSLNYPIELIKIPEDEGGGYSACIPLLGRNAFLSDGETIDEALKNLEIIKEENFSRMLEKGIPIPEPQEQMEEEFSGKFLVRVPKELHRELVRNSNKNGISLNQYVQYVITKGISFSSFEEITETYSNKFEQVLTEMKKVEYEIQEKNIYKEFSSTSLHYIVGDKQDNEYDQYSKVG
- a CDS encoding Eco57I restriction-modification methylase domain-containing protein, whose translation is MDTKQTLENLINQFNSDNLNSLLRAKSRTFRRIDESLLHLNDDQFNNCTLFGEFKVGDEDLMVVITSKVNKPLSERTGKKAQYTFGKKFLKESQRYIGGFFIFYDDKGDFRFSLIYDIPLSTGKRDWSNFRRYTYFVSSSKANKTFRLQFEKADFSDFDKILKAFSLDAVTDEFYNSFKPNFDLISASVKGTSNEELKKDFALLFIIRVIFLGFVQKKLWLNKDEDFILNFWKEYKTKYFGKNLFYNEWVRPLFFESLNNPPGRKVFNRTTPFSENTALALQMAPYLNGELFKEKKGYDDCDLFIPDINIEQFFDFLFSYNFTIEENTLYDQDLELNPEFLGIIFERLVNKEDGAVYTPRTEVDFMCRISLVKWLEKNSNVAKKKLYHLFFDKQNENSKEEILNEDEKVHILSLLKNVTVCDPAAGSGAFPVGMLQVLDEVIHSLTANDETNIFERKKEIISRSLYGVEVKHWAVWINQLRLWLSLFIDMPDEFKSSFEPLLPNLEFKIRRGDSLVQIIGNKLFTVESHANISPELKRKITELKKEKSDFFFGKSRLNADLIRKKEADIFKAIIEEQILDKKKTLKVFGKEEANEDIFGSISQKEELRLHLDEKKQNEIKEQIKNLEEELRSIKDEHPLVWNIEFAEIFFDRNGLASQSLSDGGFDIIIGNPPYVRQEKISDPNGKFETTEYKELLRQTIYEEFPEHFYLKKDKSKLKIKIDGKSDLYTFFYLKSLKLLNEKGVHTFICSNSWLDVGYGKWLQEFILENVKLDFVIDNNAKRSFSSADVNTIITVIEATNQKVNENHKAKFIVYKRPFDEVLNTENLLLVEYAETITKDDDFRVYPITYKELKEAGTVYEDEQAKKLGQGIYEGDKWGGKYLRAPDIFFTILEKGKDKLVRLGDIAKIKSGIITGDNNFYYRFKETDYDKKKFEVAFKSPKDVTTIMINGKDTKYVILKENRFLHKRARILTGDTKNDKFIFHLNSDNILFEHKFIGIDNYKDEVKLIYILNSTLIAFISEVFGNSNLGEGALYLVPRDIKIFIIPNPDYIDIKYNFIKSFLTRRIKSIFEELGFDKTKPIRSQNPNPLPDRKALDDIIFDALGLTQAEREEVYYAVAELVQNRLNKAKSV